A genomic stretch from Marinobacter fonticola includes:
- a CDS encoding ABC transporter ATP-binding protein, with protein MTQQPELRPVRTATQPTEKYTWRQIGTYALTHKPRLVKANILAILATLVSVPLPLLLPVLVDEVLLDKSGPVLPVMNAVLPQAWQEPVAYVGVMVVIAFLMRFSALGFNVAQSREFSVISKDVVFRIRERLLGRLGRIAMSEYETLGSGAVTSHFITDLDTIDQFLGTTISRFLVASLTVVGTAGVLLWVHWQLGLLILLLNPVVIFCTILIGKRVKDLKRKENKAYEMFQGDLTETLDAIHQLRAANRERHYLGHLVNRAQGVRDHAVQFQWRSDAANRASFSLFQFGVDTFRAAAMVAVLLSDLSIGMMFAVFGYLWFMLTPVQEMLNMQYAFYAANAALGRINRLLQLKEEPRYPALENPFRDRHTVSLTLKDVYFRYGEDDVLSGINFHVDPGEKVAIVGASGGGKSTLVQVILGMYTPTRGEILIDDVPVQRIGLECLREHVATVLQHPALFNDTVRQNLTLGREHAQERLWEALQIAQLDHTIRGMDKGLDTLIGRQGVRLSGGQRQRLAIARMVLSDPSVVILDEATSALDAETEYQLHQALESFLKQRTTLIIAHRLSAVKQADRAYVFEDGQIIEHGHHDELIARQGLYAQLYGDRQR; from the coding sequence TTGACCCAGCAGCCCGAACTCCGTCCTGTCAGGACCGCGACCCAACCCACCGAGAAGTACACGTGGCGCCAGATTGGCACGTATGCCCTGACGCATAAGCCACGCCTGGTAAAGGCGAACATTCTGGCGATCCTGGCGACGCTGGTGAGTGTTCCGCTGCCGCTATTATTGCCGGTGCTGGTGGACGAGGTGCTGCTGGACAAGTCAGGCCCCGTGCTGCCGGTGATGAACGCGGTGCTGCCCCAGGCCTGGCAAGAGCCGGTCGCCTACGTTGGGGTCATGGTGGTGATCGCTTTCCTGATGCGTTTTTCCGCACTGGGTTTCAATGTGGCCCAATCGCGGGAGTTTTCGGTTATTTCCAAAGACGTGGTGTTCCGTATCCGCGAGCGATTGCTAGGGCGTCTGGGTCGCATCGCCATGTCGGAGTACGAAACTCTTGGCTCTGGCGCGGTGACCAGTCACTTCATCACCGATCTGGATACCATCGATCAATTTCTCGGCACCACCATCAGCCGTTTCCTGGTAGCGAGCCTGACCGTCGTCGGCACGGCCGGCGTCCTGCTTTGGGTGCACTGGCAATTGGGCCTGCTGATACTCTTGCTCAACCCGGTGGTTATTTTCTGCACAATTCTCATCGGCAAGCGGGTGAAGGATCTCAAACGCAAGGAAAACAAGGCCTACGAGATGTTCCAGGGCGATCTGACGGAGACCCTGGACGCGATTCATCAGCTACGCGCCGCTAACCGTGAAAGGCACTATCTCGGGCACTTGGTGAATCGGGCTCAAGGCGTACGCGATCACGCCGTGCAATTCCAGTGGCGTAGCGATGCAGCCAATCGCGCCAGCTTCTCGCTATTCCAGTTCGGGGTAGACACCTTCCGCGCTGCGGCAATGGTTGCGGTGCTGTTAAGCGATCTGAGCATCGGCATGATGTTCGCCGTGTTCGGCTATTTGTGGTTCATGCTGACGCCGGTGCAGGAAATGCTCAACATGCAGTACGCCTTTTATGCCGCCAATGCGGCGCTGGGGCGTATCAACCGGCTGCTGCAACTCAAGGAGGAGCCGCGCTACCCGGCACTGGAGAACCCGTTCCGGGACCGCCACACCGTTAGCCTGACCCTGAAAGACGTGTACTTCCGCTATGGCGAGGACGATGTGCTGAGCGGCATCAACTTCCATGTAGATCCGGGCGAGAAGGTGGCCATTGTCGGGGCCAGTGGCGGTGGCAAGTCCACGCTGGTGCAGGTCATTCTAGGGATGTATACGCCCACTCGCGGCGAGATCTTGATTGACGATGTGCCGGTCCAGCGCATCGGCCTGGAGTGCCTGCGCGAGCACGTGGCCACCGTGCTCCAGCACCCGGCGCTGTTCAACGACACGGTGCGCCAGAACCTGACCCTGGGCCGCGAGCACGCCCAGGAGCGCTTGTGGGAGGCGCTGCAGATCGCCCAGCTCGATCACACTATTCGGGGCATGGACAAGGGACTGGATACGCTGATCGGCCGCCAGGGGGTGCGCCTCTCCGGCGGCCAGCGGCAGCGGCTGGCGATTGCCCGTATGGTGCTGTCCGACCCGTCCGTCGTGATCCTCGACGAAGCCACCTCTGCACTGGATGCGGAAACTGAATACCAGTTGCATCAGGCGCTCGAATCCTTCCTCAAGCAGCGCACCACGTTGATCATCGCCCACCGCCTCAGCGCCGTGAAGCAGGCCGACCGTGCCTATGTCTTCGAGGACGGCCAGATTATCGAACACGGCCATCACGACGAGCTTATCGCCCGTCAGGGGCTCTACGCCCAGCTCTACGGAGATCGACAACGGTAA